Proteins from a genomic interval of Quercus robur chromosome 9, dhQueRobu3.1, whole genome shotgun sequence:
- the LOC126699706 gene encoding serpin-ZX-like, producing the protein MENCLRMAWQLTLKEISEGCNNEENNEGCNNKNFVMSPMSIISALSILAFGSRGRTLEQLLDFLEAKDIDDLKAKVSLMMSADAPVENTNNNTNEGLILSSLNGVWIDQRFPMKPSFKKIAETVFGAETNAVDFVNEAEIVTNKVNLWAKNATKGLIEKVLPPGTIDHKTVFILANALYFKGAWLNAFDAKLTRHKYFYPHDGEPIQVPFMNGHTKAKHFYGCFKDFKVLKIPYHGGQDNRQFSMYVFLPNMIDGLQDLIQKFNSSPKLLDNCFKLKEVYLSKMLIPKFKFSYEFEASEIIKHLELTLPFDKMVADFTEMIDYSLESDKVFVSKIFQKSCIEVNEEGTEAAAVTCVSACTWYSVSPSPPRPSFVANHPFIFMVREEISGIIFFVGVVLNPLLG; encoded by the exons ATGGAGAACTGTCTGCGCATGGCTTGGCAACTCACGCTCAAAGAGATCAGTGAAGGGTGCAACAACGAAGAGAACAATGAAGggtgcaacaacaaaaatttcgtGATGTCTCCAATGTCAATCATCAGCGCATTGAGCATTCTGGCTTTTGGTTCACGAGGTCGCACGTTGGAGCAATTGCTGGACTTCCTTGAAGCAAAGGACATTGATGATCTCAAAGCCAAGGTCTCTCTAATGATGTCTGCTGATGCACCCGTTGAGAACACCAACAACAACACCAATGAAGGTCTGATTCTGTCTTCTCTTAACGGAGTTTGGATTGATCAGCGTTTCCCTATGAAACCCTCCTTCAAGAAGATTGCCGAAACCGTTTTCGGAGCAGAAACAAACGCTGTGGACTTTGTGAATGAG GCTGAGATAGTAACGAATAAAGTGAACTTATGGGCTAAGAATGCGACAAAGGGACTCATCGAAAAGGTTCTCCCACCTGGCACTATTGACCATAAAACAGTATTCATCCTTGCCAATGCACTCTACTTCAAGGGAGCTTGGTTAAATGCTTTTGATGCGAAATTGACTCgacataaatatttttatccCCATGATGGAGAACCAATTCAAGTACCTTTTATGAACGGACACACAAAGGCGAAACATTTTTATGGATGCTTTAAGGATTTTAAGGTTCTTAAGATCCCATATCATGGAGGACAAGACAATAGGCAATTCTCTATGTATGTTTTCCTCCCCAACATGATAGATGGGTTACAAGATCTAATTCAAAAGTTCAATTCCTCCCCAAAGTTATTAGATAATTGCTTCAAACTAAAAGAAGTATATCTCTCCAAGATGTTGATTCCAAAGTTTAAGTTTTCATACGAGTTTGAAGCTTCAGAAATCATAAAACATCTAGAATTGACCTTGCCTTTTGATAAGATGGTTGCAGACTTCACAGAAATGATTGATTATTCTCTTGAAAGTGACAAAGTTTTTGtatccaaaatttttcaaaaatcttgtATTGAAGTCAATGAGGAAGGTACAGAGGCTGCTGCTGTTACTTGTGTCTCTGCTTGTACATGGTATTCAGTTTCACCCTCACCTCCACGACCAAGTTTTGTGGCAAACCATCCATTCATCTTCATGGTTAGAGAAGAGATATCTGGGATCATATTCTTTGTTGGAGTTGTACTTAACCCCCTTTTAGGAtaa
- the LOC126699818 gene encoding endoglucanase 3-like, protein MRIMIKGASFCLLFFLSSFVIGLDTVQANPNYRDALAKSLLFFQGQRSGRLPKTQQITWRSNSGLSDGLLAHVNLIGGYYDAGDNVKFNFPMAFTTTMLSWGALEYGKKMGPQLQEARAAIRWATDYFLKCATVTPGKLYVGVGDPNVDHKCWERPEDMNTVRSVYSVSPSNPGSDVAGETAAALAAASMVFRKVDPKYSRLLLKTAKNVMQFAMQYRGAYSDSLGSAVCPFYCSYSGYKDELLWGAAWLLRATNDVSYFNFLKSLGADDGTDIFSWDNKYAGARVLLSRRALLNNDKNFDSFKQQAEDFMCRILPNSPYTSTQYTQGGLMYKLPESNLQYVTSITFLLTTYSKYMSATKHTFNCGSLLVTSSSLRNLAKKQVDYILGVNPLKMSYMVGYGAYFPKRIHHRGSSLPSLASHPQAIGCDGGFQPFFYSSNPNPNTLTGAIVGGPNQNDGFPDDRTDYSHSEPATYINAAIVGPLAYFSGSSTT, encoded by the exons ATGAGAATCATGATTAAGGGAGCTTCTTTCTGCCTCTTGTTTTTCTTGTCTTCCTTTGTAATTGGCTTGGACACTGTCCAAGCCAATCCCAACTATAGAGATGCCTTAGCAAAGTCCTTATTGTTCTTCCAAGGCCAGAGGTCTGGGAGGCTCCCTAAAACCCAACAAATTACTTGGAGGTCCAACTCTGGCCTATCTGATGGTCTTCTTGCCCAT GTGAATCTAATTGGAGGCTACTATGATGCTGGGGAcaatgtcaaatttaattttccaaTGGCTTTCACCACCACTATGCTATCATGGGGCGCACTAGAATATGGCAAGAAAATGGGCCCCCAATTACAAGAAGCAAGGGCCGCAATCAGATGGGCCACTGACTACTTCCTAAAATGTGCCACTGTTACCCCTGGTAAGCTCTATGTTGGTGTTGGTGATCCAAACGTGGATCACAAGTGTTGGGAGCGGCCCGAGGACATGAACACGGTCCGGTCCGTTTACTCAGTCTCTCCTAGCAACCCAGGTTCAGATGTGGCTGGTGAGACCGCAGCTGCATTAGCTGCTGCTTCCATGGTTTTTAGGAAGGTTGATCCAAAATACTCAAGATTGCTATTGAAAACAGCAAAAAATGTCATGCAATTTGCAATGCAATATAGAGGTGCCTATAGCGATTCACTTGGGTCTGCAGTGTGCCCATTTTATTGTTCATATTCTGGATATAAG GATGAACTGCTTTGGGGAGCAGCATGGCTTTTAAGGGCTACAAACGATGTTTCTTACTTCAATTTCTTGAAATCACTGGGAGCTGATGATGGAACAGATATCTTCAGCTGGGACAATAAATATGCTGGTGCTCGTGTCCTCCTATCCAGG AGAGccttgcttaacaatgataagAACTTTGATTCATTCAAGCAACAAGCTGAAGATTTCATGTGCCGGATTTTGCCCAACTCTCCCTACACAAGTACACAATATACACAAG GTGGACTCATGTACAAGTTACCTGAAAGCAACCTTCAGTATGTTACTTCCATAACATTCTTGCTCACAACTTATTCCAAGTACATGTCTGCGACGAAACACACATTTAACTGTGGCAGCCTTTTGGTCACTTCAAGTTCCCTAAGAAACCTTGCAAAGAAACAG GTTGACTATATATTAGGTGTGAACCCATTGAAAATGTCATATATGGTAGGATACGGGGCATACTTTCCAAAGAGAATTCACCACAGAGGATCCTCCTTGCCCTCATTGGCAAGTCATCCACAAGCTATAGGCTGCGATGGTGGTTTCCAACCATTCTTCTATTCATCAAATCCTAATCCTAACACTTTGACTGGAGCCATTGTAGGAGGTCCAAACCAAAATGATGGCTTCCCAGATGATCGTACTGACTATAGTCATTCAGAACCTGCCACTTATATCAATGCTGCTATTGTTGGACCTTTAGCATACTTTTCTGGGAGCTCCACTACTTGA
- the LOC126699708 gene encoding serpin-ZXA-like: protein MKNLGLTLPFETVGDFTEIIESLESGKFFVSSIVQESCIEVNEKGTKAAAATCASAQLTSRPPPRPSFVANHPFMFMIREEISGIIFFVGVVLNPLLG, encoded by the coding sequence atgaaaaatcTTGGATTAACATTACCTTTTGAGACGGTTGGGGATTTCACAGAAATTATTGAATCTCTTGAAAGTGGAAAATTTTTCGTCTCCAGCATTGTTCAAGAGTCTTGTATTGAAGTTAATGAGAAAGGTACAAAAGCTGCTGCTGCTACTTGTGCCTCTGCACAGCTCACTTCACGTCCACCTCCACGACCAAGTTTTGTGGCAAACCATCCATTCATGTTCATGATTAGAGAAGAGATATCTGGGATCATATTTTTTGTTGGAGTTGTACTTAACCCCCTTTTAGGCTAA
- the LOC126699711 gene encoding uncharacterized protein LOC126699711 encodes MQIKDEEALTYPRKLKGDPNKRSRDKYCRFHRDHSHDTADCYDLKQQIEALIKQRKLQKFVRKEKADPPPQEQPHQRDNECARPPIGDIRMIIGGTATTRSSKKARKTYLRMVQSVQLTSTVPKIEWAEGPVIGFSEEDARRLHHPHDDALVVSIRVEDYNMHRVLVDNGNSADILYYPAFQ; translated from the coding sequence atgcaaataAAGGACGAGGAGGCCCTGACCTACCCCAGAAAGCTGAAGGGAGATCCTAACAAGCGATCGAgggacaaatattgccgcttccaccgtgaccacaGTCATGACACGGCCGATTGTTACGACCTAAAGCAACAGATTGAGGCCCTTATCAAGCAAAGGAAATTGCAGAAGTTTGTTAGAAAGGAGAAAGCAGATCCACCTCCTCAAGAGCAGCCCCACCAACGGGATAATGAGTGCGCTAGGCCCCCCATAGGAGACATTAGGATGATCATAGGGGGAACAGCAACTACTAGGTCGTCAAAGAAGGCCCGTAAGACTTACCTCAGGATGGTCCAAAGCGTCCAGTTGACGAGCACTGTGCCAAAGATAGAGTGGGCAGAAGGCCCCGTCATtggattctcagaagaagatgcaCGTCGGCTTCACCACCCGCATGATGACGCGCTCGTCGTAAGCATTCGGGTAGAggactacaacatgcaccgggTGCTGGTCGACAATGGCAACTCGGCGGATATCCTATACTACCCAGCGTTCCAGTAA
- the LOC126699707 gene encoding serpin-ZX-like: MENCLRMARQLILNEINKGCNNKNFVMSPMSIIVALSILAFGSRGRTLEQLLDFLEAKDMDDLKAKASLMMSAAAPVENTNEGLILSSLNGVWIDQRFAVRPSFKEIAETVFKAEANAVDFVNEAEKVRNKVNLWVKNATKGLIKEVLAAGAVSGATIIILANALYFKGAWLYPFKAKRTQPKKFYPLVGEPIKVPFMTGTTEVKHFFGSFEEFKVLEIPYKEGQDNRRFSM, from the exons ATGGAGAACTGTTTGCGCATGGCTCGGCAACTCATTCTCAACGAGATCAATAAGGggtgcaacaacaaaaatttcgtGATGTCTCCAATGTCAATCATCGTTGCATTGAGCATTCTGGCTTTTGGTTCACGAGGTCGCACGCTGGAGCAACTGCTGGACTTCCTTGAAGCAAAGGACATGGATGATCTCAAAGCCAAGGCCTCTCTGATGATGTCTGCTGCTGCACCAGTCGAGAACACCAATGAAGGTCTGATTCTGTCTTCTCTTAATGGGGTTTGGATTGATCAGCGTTTCGCTGTGAGACCCTCCTTCAAGGAGATTGCCGAAACCGTTTTCAAAGCAGAAGCCAACGCTGTTGACTTTGTGAATGAG GCTGAGAAAGTAAGGAATAAAGTGAACTTATGGGTTAAGAATGCGACAAAAGGGCTCATCAAAGAAGTTCTCGCAGCTGGTGCTGTTAGTGGGGCAACAATAATCATCCTTGCCAATGCACTCTATTTCAAGGGAGCTTGGTTATATCCTTTTAAAGCTAAAAGgactcaaccaaaaaaattttacccCCTTGTTGGAGAACCAATTAAAGTTCCCTTCATGACCGGCACAACAGAGGTGAAACATTTTTTTGGATCCTTCGAAGAATTCAAGGTTCTTGAGATCCCATATAAGGAAGGACAAGACAACAGGCGATTCTCTATGTAG